In Chryseobacterium oranimense, a single window of DNA contains:
- a CDS encoding MFS transporter has protein sequence MNINPAVKSKGLPAALWALTISAFGIGTTEFVIVGLLPTVAGDLGISIPSAGLLVSLYAIGVAIGAPILTALTGKIPRKTLLISIMILFVIGNGLASIAPGFITLVMARILTGFAHGVYFSIGSTIAASLVPEEKRATAISIMFAGLTLAIVTGVPLGTFIGQHFGWRATFIGVSLLGIIGLLASMLLVPKNLKSDQTASLKSLPKVFGNRRMIFAFLMTAMGYGGTFVVFTYLSPILQQITGFRESTVTFILLIYGIAIALGNLLGGKTANKNPLKALLWMFAAQGIVLFAFYFTSGNQVLSIITLFLLGGLSFASVPGLQLLVVQIAEKELPGTEDVASGINIAAFNIGIAVGSYTGGVVVTSSLGLESTPWIGALFLLVTVLITLYSIRLNKN, from the coding sequence ATGAATATAAATCCTGCTGTAAAGAGCAAAGGACTTCCGGCAGCATTATGGGCATTAACGATAAGCGCATTTGGAATAGGAACCACAGAATTTGTGATTGTAGGGCTTCTTCCTACAGTGGCCGGAGATCTGGGAATCAGTATTCCATCAGCCGGGCTTCTGGTAAGCCTTTATGCCATAGGAGTCGCTATAGGAGCTCCGATACTGACGGCACTGACAGGGAAAATACCCCGCAAAACACTTTTAATTTCAATCATGATCCTGTTTGTTATTGGAAACGGACTGGCTTCTATCGCTCCGGGATTTATTACCCTGGTCATGGCCAGAATCCTAACCGGGTTTGCGCATGGTGTTTACTTTTCCATTGGCTCTACTATTGCAGCATCGCTGGTTCCTGAAGAAAAAAGGGCAACGGCTATATCCATTATGTTTGCAGGACTTACCCTGGCCATTGTAACGGGAGTTCCTCTGGGAACTTTTATAGGGCAGCATTTTGGCTGGAGAGCTACTTTTATCGGTGTATCTCTCCTTGGAATCATAGGATTGCTGGCCAGTATGCTTTTGGTTCCCAAAAATCTTAAAAGTGATCAGACCGCTTCTTTAAAAAGCCTTCCCAAAGTATTTGGAAACAGACGTATGATTTTCGCATTTTTAATGACAGCAATGGGGTATGGAGGAACGTTTGTCGTTTTTACTTACCTGTCACCGATCTTACAGCAGATCACAGGATTCCGGGAATCTACAGTGACATTTATTCTGCTTATTTACGGGATCGCCATTGCTTTAGGAAATCTTCTGGGCGGAAAAACAGCGAATAAAAATCCTTTGAAAGCACTTCTGTGGATGTTTGCAGCGCAAGGAATTGTATTGTTTGCCTTTTATTTCACCTCAGGCAATCAGGTATTAAGCATTATCACCTTATTCCTTCTGGGAGGTTTGTCCTTTGCCAGTGTGCCGGGACTTCAGCTTCTGGTGGTACAGATTGCGGAAAAAGAACTTCCGGGTACTGAAGATGTGGCATCAGGAATCAATATTGCAGCATTCAACATAGGAATTGCTGTAGGATCCTATACCGGCGGAGTTGTGGTAACATCTTCATTAGGCCTGGAAAGTACGCCATGGATCGGGGCTTTATTCCTGTTGGTGACCGTACTGATTACCTTATACAGTATCCGTTTAAATAAAAATTAA
- a CDS encoding TetR/AcrR family transcriptional regulator: MKKSEATRLNILQKAFELIYVKGYQTTSVDEIIATTQVTKGAFYYHFKTKDEMGLAIINELLINNFKSTFIEPLNNSDHPLESIYQLMYGILIENDFLKVEYGCPASNFTQEMAPWNIEFTKALNNLSAQWENAIIQCIETGKKNGSIKADTDAKEIAVFVISGYWGVRNLGKLENSKSVYLIYLKGLKVYLKCFQ, translated from the coding sequence ATGAAAAAATCAGAAGCCACCCGATTGAACATTCTTCAGAAAGCCTTTGAACTCATCTACGTAAAAGGGTATCAGACCACGAGTGTTGATGAGATCATTGCCACTACACAGGTAACCAAAGGGGCTTTTTACTACCATTTTAAAACAAAAGATGAAATGGGACTGGCTATTATTAACGAACTTCTGATCAATAACTTCAAAAGCACTTTCATTGAACCCCTGAATAACAGTGACCATCCTTTGGAAAGCATTTACCAGCTGATGTACGGAATTTTAATTGAAAACGATTTCCTAAAGGTTGAATACGGCTGTCCGGCATCTAATTTCACCCAGGAAATGGCTCCCTGGAATATAGAATTTACAAAAGCATTGAACAACCTTTCTGCCCAGTGGGAAAATGCAATCATCCAATGTATTGAAACCGGTAAGAAAAATGGGTCCATAAAAGCAGATACTGATGCAAAAGAAATTGCTGTTTTTGTGATATCCGGCTATTGGGGAGTTAGAAATCTGGGAAAACTGGAAAACTCAAAATCAGTGTATCTTATTTATTTGAAAGGACTTAAAGTTTATCTTAAATGCTTTCAATAA
- a CDS encoding DUF3817 domain-containing protein, giving the protein MIHLLKTKTGRLRILAILEGISLLILVFIAVPMKYWLGNPSFVKLMGPVHGSLFLLFLFNTLSVGVEQHWKFRETTWKVILACFIPFGTFYIDYKILSKL; this is encoded by the coding sequence ATGATACATTTATTAAAAACAAAAACCGGACGCCTGAGAATTCTGGCCATTCTGGAAGGAATATCCCTGCTGATTCTCGTATTCATTGCTGTACCCATGAAATACTGGCTCGGAAACCCTTCTTTTGTGAAGCTAATGGGCCCGGTCCATGGAAGCCTGTTTCTTCTTTTCCTGTTTAATACTTTAAGCGTTGGTGTAGAACAGCATTGGAAATTCCGGGAGACCACCTGGAAAGTGATCCTGGCATGCTTTATTCCTTTCGGAACCTTTTACATTGACTATAAAATCCTGAGCAAGTTATGA
- a CDS encoding rhodanese-like domain-containing protein, which produces MRNLLIFGGIILMVYIIYRVYRYQTLDKGLDALIQKGAIILDVRTEKEFKTGHIEGSVNISLGTIRERYTELDRDKTYITVCSHGLRSVKAEKILKERGFKHVHNGGAWSDLQEIINK; this is translated from the coding sequence ATGAGAAATCTACTGATTTTTGGTGGAATTATTCTTATGGTATATATCATTTACAGGGTTTACAGATATCAGACTTTAGATAAAGGCCTTGATGCATTAATCCAAAAAGGAGCCATTATTCTGGACGTAAGAACAGAAAAAGAATTTAAAACGGGCCATATTGAAGGTTCTGTTAATATCTCTTTGGGAACTATCCGGGAAAGGTATACGGAACTTGACCGGGATAAAACTTATATCACGGTATGTTCTCATGGTTTACGGAGTGTAAAGGCTGAAAAGATCTTAAAGGAAAGAGGCTTTAAGCATGTGCATAACGGCGGTGCCTGGAGTGATCTTCAGGAAATAATCAATAAATAG
- a CDS encoding nitrilase family protein: MDNLKISTAQFENKSGDKAYNLSVIEKLSAEAAAKGSQVIAFHECSVTGYTFARNLSKEQLLDIAEFIPGGESITKLQQIAAEHNITILAGLFEKDENEHIFKAYVCVDGTGLKAKYRKLHPFINPHLTPGNQYCVFDIQGWKCGILICYDNNIIENVRATKLLGADLIFMPHVTMCTPSTRPGAGFVDPELWKNREADPTSLRLEFDGMKGRDWLMKWLPARAYDNGIYVVFSNPIGMDDDQLKNGCSMIIDPFGDIIAECRSFDDSSETITIFPEKLHQAGGSRYIKARRPELYRDIIGMPHHPEQKVVWMKEDKQ; encoded by the coding sequence ATGGACAATCTCAAAATTTCTACTGCACAGTTTGAAAATAAAAGCGGTGACAAAGCATACAATCTTTCAGTAATAGAAAAACTATCGGCAGAGGCAGCAGCTAAGGGCTCACAAGTCATTGCCTTTCATGAATGTTCGGTTACCGGATATACTTTTGCCAGAAACCTTTCCAAAGAACAGCTTCTGGATATTGCCGAATTTATACCTGGAGGCGAAAGCATAACAAAATTGCAGCAGATCGCTGCAGAACATAACATTACAATATTGGCAGGGCTCTTCGAAAAAGATGAAAATGAGCATATCTTCAAAGCTTATGTTTGCGTTGATGGAACCGGACTGAAAGCCAAATACAGAAAGCTTCATCCTTTTATTAATCCCCATCTGACTCCCGGAAACCAATACTGCGTTTTTGACATTCAAGGGTGGAAATGTGGCATTCTTATCTGCTACGACAATAATATCATTGAAAATGTAAGGGCTACAAAACTTTTAGGTGCAGATCTTATTTTCATGCCGCATGTTACCATGTGTACACCTTCTACCAGACCGGGAGCAGGCTTCGTAGATCCGGAATTATGGAAGAACAGGGAAGCCGATCCTACCTCGCTCCGCCTTGAATTTGACGGAATGAAAGGAAGAGACTGGCTGATGAAATGGCTGCCTGCAAGAGCTTATGACAATGGTATTTATGTAGTCTTCTCAAATCCTATTGGCATGGATGATGATCAGCTGAAAAATGGCTGCTCGATGATCATTGATCCTTTCGGGGATATTATTGCGGAATGCCGTTCGTTCGATGACAGTTCTGAAACCATTACCATTTTCCCGGAAAAGCTGCATCAGGCCGGTGGAAGCAGGTATATCAAGGCAAGAAGACCAGAATTGTACAGAGATATTATTGGAATGCCCCATCATCCGGAGCAGAAAGTAGTGTGGATGAAGGAAGATAAACAATAG
- a CDS encoding helix-turn-helix domain-containing protein, which yields MQIKPPKHLSSYIRHYIFLEHPEYERKNLRLFTDGSTGLILSGSRNLYAAVSNDQVPSSFFYGHPAGYKDFTAEGPFSMIAVVFQPYFFKVLLNISAKELENQIISAENVLKNELLSFQEDLLAGTDPESIIIKLNYFFTRFISGKIDSDDELIRAVQTFMLKNKGMVSSKELELFTGYSERHLERKFKDYIGITPKKYGNIIRLHHFINLMKKNAENESTASLSYESGYSDQSHLIKDFKSSTGLTPNQYLKTEKLAVNFIQLR from the coding sequence ATGCAAATCAAACCGCCTAAGCATTTATCTTCCTATATCCGGCATTACATTTTTCTGGAGCATCCGGAATATGAGCGTAAAAATTTAAGGCTGTTTACAGATGGCAGTACCGGGCTTATTTTATCCGGCAGCCGGAATCTTTATGCAGCAGTTTCAAATGATCAGGTTCCTTCTTCATTTTTTTACGGACATCCTGCGGGATACAAAGATTTTACAGCTGAAGGTCCGTTTTCAATGATTGCAGTTGTTTTTCAGCCATATTTTTTTAAGGTTCTTCTCAATATTTCTGCAAAAGAGCTGGAAAACCAGATCATTTCAGCTGAAAATGTTCTGAAAAATGAACTGTTGTCTTTTCAGGAAGATCTCCTGGCCGGAACGGATCCAGAGTCTATCATTATTAAGCTTAATTATTTTTTTACCAGGTTCATATCCGGGAAAATCGATTCCGATGATGAGCTGATCAGGGCTGTACAAACATTTATGCTTAAAAATAAAGGCATGGTTTCTTCAAAAGAACTGGAATTGTTTACCGGATATTCTGAGCGGCATCTTGAGAGGAAATTCAAAGATTACATTGGCATTACCCCGAAGAAATACGGAAATATCATCCGTCTTCATCATTTCATCAATCTTATGAAGAAAAATGCCGAAAATGAAAGTACGGCCAGCCTTTCTTACGAATCAGGCTACAGTGACCAGTCTCATCTGATTAAAGATTTTAAAAGCAGTACAGGTCTCACTCCCAATCAATATTTAAAAACAGAAAAACTGGCAGTCAATTTTATCCAGTTACGCTGA
- a CDS encoding pyridoxamine 5'-phosphate oxidase family protein, with protein sequence MSTQNLTHLEAIKKIKELSEKARICMFCTELETVPINSRPMTLQETDDSGNLWFISSGTSNKNFEIKEDRRVQLFFMNNSDSQYLSVYGEASVYKDKATIEEKWSPLAKAWFDGKDDPDVTIIRVEPKETYYWDTKAGKLVSLFSFVTAAITGIKTNNSDGVEGNAVI encoded by the coding sequence ATGTCAACACAAAACTTAACCCATCTTGAGGCCATTAAAAAGATTAAAGAACTGTCGGAAAAGGCAAGAATATGTATGTTCTGCACAGAACTTGAAACCGTACCTATAAATTCCCGCCCCATGACCCTGCAGGAAACGGATGACAGCGGAAATCTATGGTTTATCAGCAGCGGAACAAGTAATAAAAACTTTGAAATAAAGGAAGACCGCAGAGTACAGCTCTTTTTTATGAACAACAGTGATTCCCAATACCTTTCTGTGTATGGAGAAGCTTCAGTTTATAAAGATAAAGCCACCATTGAAGAAAAATGGTCGCCTCTGGCTAAAGCATGGTTTGACGGGAAAGATGATCCGGACGTTACCATTATCCGCGTAGAGCCTAAAGAAACTTATTATTGGGATACAAAAGCAGGAAAGCTTGTAAGCCTGTTCAGTTTCGTAACGGCTGCCATTACCGGAATTAAAACAAATAATTCTGACGGTGTGGAAGGCAATGCCGTTATTTGA
- a CDS encoding Atu1372/SO_1960 family protein: MKKLSTVFVLILLLKITTVMAQENKARILVLIHSDNGGTYELAKEIASGIESGKNATAVIKQVKETQNPKLKNIPVVSVDELPSYDGIAFGSPVYFGNISTGMSEFLSKTVNLWTNHALEGMPATVFMSAGSGAGKELALNAFWNSLAVHGMVLVSNGIRGNEAVNKTIPQGNTVLGVTSMASLKDVERPTKDERGLAELQGRNFAKTALALKGTFSKKQTIVAASEQSQDINDLLKQKNIILPQVPQPAGNYKPFVRSGNLVFINQVALKDGKILNPGKLGVNVNENHVKEATRVTMLNVIAVLKEAVGGDLNKVKQCVQLTGIFNTKDDYTKHADLMNVASDLTVDIFGEKGKHARATLGASSIPVNSPVEIQAVFEVE, from the coding sequence ATGAAAAAACTAAGTACAGTTTTTGTATTAATCTTACTACTGAAAATCACAACAGTTATGGCACAGGAAAACAAAGCCAGAATCCTGGTTCTCATCCATTCAGACAATGGCGGAACCTATGAGCTGGCCAAAGAAATAGCATCCGGCATAGAAAGCGGGAAAAACGCAACAGCCGTCATCAAGCAGGTTAAAGAAACCCAAAACCCAAAACTGAAGAATATTCCCGTAGTTTCGGTGGATGAACTGCCTTCTTATGATGGAATTGCTTTCGGATCTCCTGTTTATTTTGGCAATATCAGTACAGGAATGAGCGAATTTTTATCGAAAACGGTTAATTTGTGGACCAATCATGCCCTGGAAGGTATGCCTGCAACGGTTTTCATGTCTGCCGGCAGCGGAGCAGGAAAGGAGCTTGCACTGAATGCTTTCTGGAATAGCCTTGCGGTCCACGGAATGGTGCTCGTATCCAATGGAATCAGAGGAAATGAGGCGGTTAACAAAACCATTCCGCAAGGAAACACCGTGTTAGGAGTAACAAGCATGGCATCACTGAAAGATGTTGAAAGACCAACGAAAGATGAACGCGGACTGGCAGAACTTCAGGGAAGGAATTTTGCTAAAACGGCCCTGGCTCTGAAAGGCACGTTTTCTAAGAAACAGACAATAGTAGCGGCTTCAGAACAATCTCAGGATATCAATGACCTGCTGAAGCAGAAAAATATTATCCTGCCGCAGGTTCCGCAGCCCGCCGGTAACTATAAACCGTTTGTACGCTCAGGGAATCTGGTATTTATTAATCAGGTTGCTTTGAAAGACGGCAAAATATTAAATCCCGGAAAATTGGGGGTGAATGTTAACGAAAATCACGTAAAAGAAGCAACAAGAGTTACCATGCTTAACGTTATAGCTGTTTTAAAAGAAGCTGTAGGCGGTGATCTGAATAAAGTAAAGCAATGTGTCCAGCTTACAGGGATTTTCAATACAAAAGATGATTATACCAAACATGCGGATCTTATGAATGTGGCTTCAGATCTTACAGTGGACATTTTTGGAGAAAAAGGGAAACATGCCAGAGCTACCCTGGGAGCTTCGTCTATTCCTGTGAACTCTCCTGTAGAAATTCAGGCTGTTTTTGAGGTAGAATAA
- a CDS encoding helix-turn-helix domain-containing protein: MQSDTVKCGLTEQTDSRFIDTIEKEAYVWCEKDWKHDDHEHAHQRSQLTFVEEGYQYFHIDRKIYIVPQHHVIWIPSGKAHRISSEAKTVNLMVFLFKSVFADDFYRHVQVFAAPPVLKEMLLYASKWNQLIEEDEEQDLFFKAILKSLPNFCRESSYLEIPVPSDERLIPVCTYINSNFKYSLNTVELAERAQMSVRSLQRNFKNETGITLQKYLQLVRILKSIELMDAGQYTLSQIAYKVGYQSLSAFTSSYYSIMKNKPRVKK, translated from the coding sequence ATGCAGAGCGACACTGTAAAATGCGGATTAACGGAACAGACTGACAGCAGATTTATAGATACCATCGAAAAGGAAGCTTACGTCTGGTGCGAAAAGGACTGGAAGCATGACGATCATGAGCATGCCCATCAACGTTCACAGCTTACATTTGTGGAAGAAGGTTACCAATACTTCCATATCGACCGGAAAATCTATATCGTTCCGCAGCACCATGTTATATGGATTCCTTCAGGTAAAGCGCACAGGATTTCTTCAGAAGCAAAAACAGTTAATTTAATGGTCTTTCTGTTTAAAAGTGTTTTTGCCGATGATTTTTATCGGCATGTTCAGGTTTTTGCAGCTCCTCCGGTCTTGAAGGAAATGCTTCTGTATGCTTCCAAATGGAACCAGCTGATTGAAGAGGATGAGGAACAGGATTTATTTTTTAAGGCCATTTTAAAAAGCCTTCCCAATTTCTGTAGAGAAAGCAGCTATCTTGAAATTCCCGTGCCATCTGATGAAAGACTCATCCCTGTTTGTACCTATATCAATTCTAATTTCAAATACAGCCTGAATACTGTTGAACTGGCAGAAAGAGCACAAATGTCCGTAAGAAGCTTACAGAGAAATTTTAAAAATGAAACCGGAATTACCCTTCAGAAATATCTTCAGCTTGTAAGAATATTAAAAAGTATTGAGCTGATGGATGCTGGTCAGTATACTTTAAGCCAGATTGCTTATAAGGTCGGATATCAGAGTCTTTCAGCTTTTACATCTTCTTATTATTCAATTATGAAAAACAAGCCAAGAGTTAAAAAATAG
- a CDS encoding DUF6766 family protein, translated as MSKKSFFYRNSLSIVLIILMLSCLMGQFFTGWTTLNKELAEEGSPQLSLGAYIHSGHFIQATFENWESEFLQMMLYIVLTVSLRQKGSSESKSLEEKEDVDKEPEAHPKAPWPVKRGGIWLSLYKHSLSIAFAILFIASFGMHFYGSMKDFNEEQRVKNEPLVTASEYISDSRFWFESFQNWQSEFLAVASIVILSIWLREKGSPESKPVDMAHDETP; from the coding sequence ATGTCTAAAAAAAGTTTCTTTTACCGTAATAGTTTAAGTATTGTTTTAATTATATTAATGCTTTCCTGCCTTATGGGACAGTTCTTTACCGGCTGGACCACCCTGAATAAGGAACTGGCAGAAGAGGGAAGCCCGCAACTCAGCTTAGGAGCCTACATTCACAGCGGGCATTTTATACAGGCTACCTTTGAAAACTGGGAAAGTGAATTTCTCCAGATGATGCTCTATATTGTACTGACCGTCTCCCTGAGGCAGAAAGGTTCCAGTGAATCCAAATCCCTGGAGGAAAAAGAGGATGTTGATAAGGAGCCTGAAGCGCATCCAAAAGCGCCCTGGCCGGTAAAAAGAGGAGGGATATGGCTTAGTCTTTATAAGCATTCCTTGTCTATAGCTTTTGCCATCCTGTTTATAGCAAGTTTCGGAATGCATTTTTATGGCAGCATGAAAGATTTCAATGAAGAACAGAGGGTAAAAAATGAGCCTTTAGTAACTGCATCAGAGTATATTTCTGACTCCAGGTTCTGGTTTGAATCTTTTCAAAACTGGCAGAGCGAATTTTTAGCTGTTGCCTCAATAGTTATCCTGTCCATCTGGCTCCGTGAAAAAGGGTCACCGGAATCCAAACCTGTGGATATGGCACATGACGAGACCCCTTAA
- a CDS encoding SDR family oxidoreductase, producing MNSLKDRSVLITGADSGIGKATALLFAKEGADIAIIYHTDDDDAEKTKEEIEKLGRKCIIFKGDINDYDFCEETVKQVVSEFGGIDILINNAGVQFPAENIRELEEKNIRKTFDSNIIGMILLTKVVFPYLKEGSSVINTTSATAYQGHPELLDYAATKGAIVSFTRSLALQAKPKGIRINAVAPGPVATPLTKETFGEEEENPNKPPFERNATPEEIAASFLFLAGNGAAQITGQVIHPNGGLVVNG from the coding sequence ATGAATAGTTTAAAAGACAGATCAGTTCTTATTACCGGAGCAGACAGCGGAATTGGTAAGGCAACAGCTTTACTTTTTGCAAAGGAAGGAGCAGATATTGCCATTATTTATCATACAGACGATGATGATGCAGAAAAAACAAAAGAAGAAATTGAAAAGCTGGGAAGAAAATGCATCATTTTTAAAGGAGATATCAATGATTACGATTTCTGTGAAGAAACTGTAAAGCAGGTTGTTTCAGAATTTGGCGGCATTGATATTCTGATCAATAATGCAGGGGTGCAGTTTCCTGCAGAAAATATAAGAGAACTGGAGGAAAAAAACATCAGAAAAACCTTTGACTCCAATATCATAGGAATGATCCTGCTTACAAAAGTCGTTTTCCCTTATCTGAAAGAGGGGAGCTCCGTCATCAATACGACTTCAGCGACGGCTTATCAGGGACACCCTGAACTGCTGGATTATGCTGCAACAAAAGGAGCTATTGTATCTTTCACCCGTTCCCTGGCACTACAGGCAAAACCGAAAGGAATCCGTATTAATGCGGTAGCCCCGGGACCTGTTGCCACTCCCCTTACCAAAGAAACTTTTGGGGAGGAGGAAGAAAACCCCAATAAACCTCCTTTCGAAAGAAATGCTACCCCGGAAGAAATTGCAGCCAGCTTTTTATTCCTTGCAGGAAATGGAGCCGCTCAGATTACCGGACAGGTGATCCATCCGAACGGCGGTCTGGTGGTTAACGGGTAG
- a CDS encoding CinA family protein, which produces MEFQKSLLEYISHSLMTADETISIAESVTSGCLQLAFSQMPNASLFYNGGLTAYTLPQKVKLLNVEREEAEECDCVSENIARIMALNVAKMFNSDWSIATTGYCTPIRNSSYKIFAYFAFSYKGEIILTKKLELHPKTQALNAQLYYTEFILGCFKSEINQLLILK; this is translated from the coding sequence ATGGAATTTCAAAAAAGTCTTTTAGAATATATAAGCCACTCGCTTATGACAGCAGATGAAACCATTTCTATTGCAGAAAGCGTTACTTCCGGATGTCTTCAGCTGGCTTTTTCCCAGATGCCGAATGCCTCCCTGTTTTACAACGGAGGCCTTACGGCCTACACATTGCCACAAAAAGTAAAACTTCTGAATGTGGAAAGAGAAGAAGCCGAAGAATGTGACTGCGTATCAGAAAATATCGCAAGGATCATGGCACTTAATGTGGCAAAAATGTTTAATTCAGATTGGTCTATTGCTACCACAGGTTACTGTACACCCATCAGAAACTCATCTTATAAGATCTTTGCCTACTTTGCTTTTTCTTATAAAGGCGAGATTATCCTTACTAAAAAGCTTGAGCTTCATCCCAAAACACAGGCTTTGAATGCCCAGCTGTATTATACGGAATTTATTCTTGGATGCTTTAAAAGTGAAATTAACCAGCTTTTAATCTTAAAATAA